In one Parageobacillus genomosp. 1 genomic region, the following are encoded:
- a CDS encoding 2-hydroxyacid dehydrogenase, with product MKRPYVFITRKLPEEIIAPMKEIAEIAMWPHDDVPVPRDVLMDEAKKADALLTMVADMVDEAILDAGKRLKVVANMGVGFDNIDVRAATKRGIAVCNTPDVLTDTTADLTFALLLATARRMVEAAQFIKDGKWKSWSPFLLAGVDVHHKTIGIVGMGNIGKAVAKRAFGFDMNVLYHNRSRNIEAEKQLGATYCSFEELLERADFVVCLTPLTNETRHMFNKEAFRKMKRSAIFINASRGAVVDEQALYEALVSREIAGAGLDVFEQEPIDASHPLLALPNVVALPHIGSATKETRTKMMELCCRNIIAILTGNQPETLVNKEWSLRSFT from the coding sequence ATGAAGCGGCCGTATGTGTTTATTACAAGAAAGTTGCCGGAGGAGATTATCGCACCGATGAAAGAAATTGCCGAAATAGCGATGTGGCCGCATGATGACGTACCGGTTCCGCGCGATGTCCTAATGGACGAGGCGAAGAAAGCGGATGCGTTGTTGACGATGGTGGCAGATATGGTGGATGAGGCCATATTGGATGCTGGAAAGCGGCTAAAAGTCGTGGCGAACATGGGCGTCGGCTTTGATAATATCGATGTGCGGGCCGCGACGAAACGCGGCATCGCCGTTTGCAATACTCCTGATGTATTGACCGATACAACCGCTGACTTGACGTTTGCCTTATTGCTGGCTACCGCCCGCCGCATGGTGGAAGCGGCACAGTTTATCAAAGATGGGAAGTGGAAAAGCTGGAGCCCGTTTCTGCTGGCCGGGGTGGATGTTCACCATAAAACGATTGGGATTGTCGGTATGGGGAATATTGGAAAAGCGGTCGCCAAACGAGCCTTTGGTTTTGATATGAATGTGTTGTATCACAATCGTTCCCGCAACATCGAAGCGGAAAAGCAGCTTGGAGCTACATATTGTTCTTTTGAGGAGCTGTTAGAAAGAGCGGATTTTGTTGTTTGCCTGACACCGCTGACAAATGAGACGCGTCATATGTTTAACAAAGAAGCATTCCGCAAAATGAAACGGTCTGCGATATTTATCAATGCATCGAGAGGAGCAGTTGTGGATGAACAAGCGTTATATGAGGCGCTTGTCAGCCGGGAAATCGCAGGAGCAGGATTAGATGTGTTTGAGCAGGAGCCGATTGATGCATCGCATCCATTGCTGGCCCTTCCAAACGTTGTGGCCCTTCCACATATTGGGAGTGCAACAAAAGAAACTCGGACAAAGATGATGGAGCTATGTTGCCGTAATATTATTGCCATATTAACTGGAAACCAGCCTGAAACGCTGGTCAATAAAGAATGGAGTTTGCGGTCCTTTACATAA
- the yutH gene encoding spore coat putative kinase YutH: protein MESWIRQEYDIAVERMQKNGRYYTFFDKNQCYTVIPVHGRSEAELEELQKMSHYLISKGDVTVASFVPTKSGRLVAYRNEQPIVIVRTPFLPYARNISIGRELAKFHQRGRICPLPLVHCRRIGQWKELWGKRVDQMEEFWKNKIAMGMETMFDRLFIESFPYYLGLAENAIQYVADTELDEEPVGIDYATFCHERLPNAGWTEGKEQKLPIDWVYDHCARDLAEWVRYLYVKKGRDSVREIRQFFRDYEHHTPLSPFAWRLVYARLLFPLHYFECIEGYYMTNDAQEKQQYAHMLQSIIARSREHEQFLASFMDIVGLASRRLSLPKVEWLSHSLTR, encoded by the coding sequence ATGGAATCATGGATTCGCCAGGAATATGATATTGCGGTAGAGCGGATGCAAAAAAACGGACGGTATTACACATTTTTTGATAAAAATCAGTGTTATACCGTTATCCCTGTCCATGGACGCAGTGAAGCGGAGCTTGAGGAACTGCAAAAAATGAGCCATTATTTAATATCCAAAGGGGATGTGACGGTCGCATCATTTGTGCCGACAAAATCAGGCAGGCTCGTTGCTTATAGGAATGAACAGCCTATTGTTATTGTTCGTACGCCGTTTCTGCCGTATGCAAGAAATATTTCCATTGGGAGGGAGTTAGCGAAATTTCATCAACGCGGCCGCATATGTCCGCTTCCGCTCGTTCATTGCCGGCGGATCGGCCAATGGAAAGAACTTTGGGGAAAACGAGTCGATCAAATGGAGGAATTTTGGAAAAATAAAATTGCTATGGGGATGGAAACGATGTTTGATCGGCTATTTATTGAATCGTTTCCATACTATCTTGGACTTGCCGAAAACGCGATTCAATATGTTGCCGATACAGAGCTGGATGAGGAGCCGGTCGGCATTGATTATGCCACCTTTTGCCACGAACGGTTGCCAAATGCTGGGTGGACGGAAGGGAAAGAGCAGAAGCTGCCAATCGATTGGGTGTATGATCATTGTGCAAGGGATTTGGCGGAGTGGGTTCGCTATTTATACGTAAAAAAAGGGCGTGATTCCGTCCGCGAGATAAGGCAATTTTTCCGCGATTATGAACACCACACCCCTTTATCTCCATTTGCTTGGCGTCTTGTATACGCTCGCCTTCTATTTCCGCTTCATTATTTTGAATGTATCGAAGGCTATTATATGACAAATGATGCACAGGAAAAACAACAATATGCGCATATGCTGCAGAGCATCATCGCCCGTTCGCGTGAGCATGAGCAATTTCTTGCCTCGTTTATGGATATTGTCGGTTTGGCAAGCCGCCGGCTTTCTCTTCCGAAAGTAGAATGGCTGTCTCATTCGTTAACACGATGA
- a CDS encoding phosphatidylglycerophosphatase A, with translation MKEPIMNNLEQTARQWLEERGVTIKDIAELVYYLQSKYHPDLKLEDCIENVNRVIAKREVQNAILTGIQLDKLAEEGKLDEPLQTIIHRDEGLYGVDEILALSIINVYGSIGFTNYGYIDKQKPGILQYLNDKSTGKCNTFLDDIVGAIAAAASSRLAHRAANTE, from the coding sequence ATGAAAGAACCAATTATGAACAATCTCGAACAAACCGCTCGCCAATGGCTGGAAGAGCGAGGGGTGACGATCAAAGATATCGCTGAACTTGTATATTATCTACAATCAAAATACCATCCTGATTTGAAACTGGAAGACTGTATCGAAAATGTCAACCGTGTCATTGCGAAACGCGAAGTGCAAAACGCGATCTTAACCGGCATTCAGCTTGATAAATTAGCGGAAGAGGGCAAATTGGACGAACCGCTGCAGACCATTATTCATCGCGATGAAGGGTTATATGGGGTGGACGAAATTTTAGCGTTGTCGATCATCAACGTATACGGATCGATCGGCTTTACAAACTATGGATATATTGATAAACAAAAGCCAGGTATTTTGCAATATTTAAATGATAAATCGACTGGAAAATGCAATACGTTTTTAGATGATATCGTCGGCGCCATTGCCGCCGCCGCTTCAAGCCGCTTAGCGCACCGGGCTGCGAATACGGAATAA
- a CDS encoding TIGR01457 family HAD-type hydrolase, with protein sequence MKTYKGYLIDLDGTMYRGTECIAEARDFVKELHRKGIPYLFVTNNSSRTPAQVAEKLQSFGVPATAEHVFTTSQATANYIFERKPDASIYVIGEEGIRTALEEKGFTFAKEDADFVVMGIDRSITYEKLAIACLAVRNGATFISTNADIAIPTERGLLPGNGSLTAVVAVSTQVQPIFIGKPEKVIMEQALKVLGIPREETLMIGDYYDTDIMAGMNAGIDTLLVHTGVTTKELLQRYEKQPTYTVDSLREWMERI encoded by the coding sequence TTGAAAACATACAAAGGGTATTTAATCGATTTGGACGGAACGATGTACCGCGGAACCGAATGCATTGCGGAAGCCCGCGACTTTGTAAAGGAATTGCACCGGAAAGGCATTCCGTATTTATTTGTGACAAATAACTCGTCGCGCACGCCGGCGCAAGTAGCGGAGAAATTGCAGTCATTCGGCGTCCCGGCGACAGCGGAACATGTATTTACGACCAGCCAGGCAACGGCTAATTATATTTTTGAGAGAAAACCGGATGCTTCCATTTATGTAATCGGGGAAGAAGGAATTCGTACCGCGCTCGAGGAGAAAGGATTCACGTTCGCGAAAGAAGACGCGGACTTCGTCGTGATGGGCATTGACCGCAGCATTACGTATGAAAAACTGGCGATTGCCTGCTTAGCCGTGCGCAACGGGGCGACGTTTATTTCGACGAATGCCGATATCGCCATTCCGACCGAGCGGGGGCTGCTGCCGGGAAACGGCTCACTTACAGCCGTTGTCGCGGTATCCACGCAAGTACAGCCGATTTTTATCGGCAAACCGGAGAAAGTGATTATGGAGCAGGCGTTAAAAGTGTTAGGGATTCCAAGAGAGGAAACATTGATGATCGGTGATTATTACGATACCGATATTATGGCGGGGATGAATGCCGGAATCGATACGTTGCTTGTTCATACCGGAGTAACGACAAAAGAGTTGCTGCAACGGTATGAAAAACAGCCGACTTACACTGTCGATTCATTGCGGGAATGGATGGAACGCATTTAA
- a CDS encoding DUF86 domain-containing protein, whose product MYFVDRNKIEETLRYMEKMLCIYKEKAEWDDELSRLALERIAHLVIEAILDVGNAMIDGFIMRDPGSYEDIIDILTDEKVITEEDAKALKAIIAHRKMLVHHYTNVDHKKLLEDMRKYFAALQAYPVAVRTYLENELGPVSAFRN is encoded by the coding sequence ATGTATTTTGTCGATCGTAATAAAATCGAGGAAACATTACGTTATATGGAAAAAATGTTGTGTATTTATAAGGAAAAAGCGGAGTGGGACGACGAATTATCCCGACTTGCGTTAGAGAGGATTGCCCATTTAGTGATTGAGGCTATTTTAGATGTTGGAAATGCGATGATTGACGGATTTATTATGAGAGATCCGGGCAGTTACGAAGATATTATCGATATTTTAACGGACGAAAAGGTAATAACAGAAGAGGATGCCAAAGCATTAAAAGCGATCATTGCCCATCGGAAAATGCTGGTGCACCATTATACGAATGTCGACCATAAGAAATTATTGGAAGATATGCGAAAATATTTTGCAGCTCTTCAAGCGTATCCAGTAGCTGTGCGTACATATTTAGAAAACGAGCTCGGTCCGGTGTCGGCGTTTCGCAATTAA
- a CDS encoding DUF3055 domain-containing protein, translating to MIERFYLYDDTVETKTRFVSFLGERQRFDLAIIQTDRFYGKYLVLDLQSNRFAIIGQDDLEEPGYLEHAYHLSEEDANDLRAFLYECIS from the coding sequence ATGATTGAGCGTTTTTACTTATACGATGATACCGTTGAAACAAAAACGCGCTTCGTCAGCTTTTTAGGAGAACGGCAGCGGTTCGATTTGGCGATCATCCAAACTGATCGTTTCTACGGGAAATATTTAGTTCTCGACTTGCAAAGCAACCGTTTTGCCATCATCGGACAAGACGATCTAGAGGAACCAGGGTACTTAGAACATGCGTATCATCTCAGCGAAGAAGACGCGAATGATTTGCGGGCATTTTTGTACGAATGCATTTCATAG
- a CDS encoding YutD family protein, which yields MICINNICYELVENVKNAFNEEAFRARYADILSKYDYIVGDWGYNQLRLRGFFDDYNQKATYDTKISTLSEYLYEYCNFGCAYFVLRKIKR from the coding sequence ATGATATGCATTAACAATATTTGCTACGAACTGGTGGAAAACGTGAAAAATGCGTTTAATGAAGAGGCATTTCGCGCTCGATATGCCGATATTTTAAGCAAGTATGACTATATTGTCGGAGATTGGGGATATAATCAGCTCCGTTTACGCGGCTTTTTTGATGACTATAACCAAAAAGCGACATATGATACAAAAATCAGTACCTTATCCGAATATTTGTACGAATATTGCAATTTTGGCTGCGCCTATTTTGTGCTTCGCAAAATAAAGCGGTAA
- a CDS encoding YhcN/YlaJ family sporulation lipoprotein, protein MKKPLLAVALGTAVTLAGCAQMARDDNTDVYKRSGNTMNVTDRNDLYNENGVPNGDDTPMNNFGYVRHQKSPVRGDANAYNNMPSFNRERAADLISKLCTQLPNVNDVATLVTDEEVLVVYDADTKNRNETADQVKKTALSVVPHYYHVYVADNPQLMKDIERFGRLDSNSRNIDQIIDATIQQMLKYPQGQKLSDGENENGEMINETNDRLDRDFHDGTPRPVKTTR, encoded by the coding sequence ATGAAAAAACCATTGCTTGCCGTCGCATTGGGTACAGCTGTCACATTAGCAGGCTGTGCGCAGATGGCACGAGACGATAATACCGATGTATATAAACGGAGCGGCAATACGATGAACGTCACCGACCGCAACGACTTATATAACGAAAATGGGGTGCCAAATGGCGACGATACGCCAATGAATAACTTTGGCTATGTCCGCCACCAAAAAAGTCCTGTTCGCGGCGATGCCAACGCCTATAACAACATGCCATCCTTTAACCGCGAGCGAGCCGCCGATTTAATTAGCAAGCTCTGTACACAGCTTCCAAACGTGAACGATGTCGCCACATTGGTAACCGATGAGGAAGTGTTGGTCGTCTATGATGCCGATACAAAAAACCGTAATGAAACGGCAGACCAAGTGAAAAAGACTGCGCTTTCCGTCGTTCCTCACTATTACCATGTATATGTGGCTGACAATCCACAGCTGATGAAAGATATCGAACGTTTCGGACGTTTGGATTCGAACAGCCGAAATATTGATCAAATTATCGATGCTACGATTCAACAAATGCTAAAATACCCGCAAGGTCAGAAGCTAAGTGACGGAGAAAATGAAAACGGCGAAATGATCAATGAAACAAACGATCGTCTTGACCGTGATTTTCATGACGGAACACCGCGACCAGTCAAAACCACACGCTAA
- the lipA gene encoding lipoyl synthase: MSTKEDHIRKPEWLKIKLNTNESYTGLKKLMRENRLHTVCEEAKCPNIHECWAVRRTATFMILGNVCTRACRFCAVKTGLPTELDWQEPERVAESVRIMNLKHVVVTAVARDDLKDGGAAVFAETVRAIRRKNPFTTIEVLPSDMGGVYENLKTLMDARPDILNHNIETVRRLTPRVRARATYERSLEFLRRAKELQPDIPTKSSIMVGLGETKEEIIEAMDDLRANHVDILTIGQYLQPTKKHLKVVKYYHPDEFRELREIALSKGFTHCEAGPLVRSSYHADEQVNAASAARQMKA; the protein is encoded by the coding sequence ATGTCGACAAAAGAAGACCATATTCGCAAACCAGAGTGGTTAAAAATAAAGTTAAATACAAATGAAAGTTATACCGGACTAAAGAAATTGATGCGTGAAAACCGGTTACATACGGTATGTGAGGAAGCAAAATGTCCAAACATTCATGAATGCTGGGCGGTTCGGAGAACGGCGACATTTATGATTTTAGGAAATGTATGCACTCGCGCCTGCCGTTTTTGCGCGGTCAAAACGGGGTTGCCGACCGAACTGGACTGGCAGGAACCGGAACGTGTTGCAGAGTCTGTCCGCATCATGAACTTAAAACATGTTGTCGTCACTGCTGTTGCCCGTGACGATTTAAAGGACGGTGGAGCAGCCGTGTTTGCGGAAACAGTTCGGGCCATCCGCCGCAAAAACCCGTTTACGACGATCGAAGTGTTGCCTTCTGATATGGGCGGAGTATACGAAAACTTAAAAACATTGATGGATGCCCGTCCGGATATTTTAAACCATAATATTGAGACGGTGCGCCGCTTGACGCCGAGAGTGCGCGCACGTGCCACCTATGAACGCTCGCTTGAATTTTTGCGCCGCGCTAAGGAGCTGCAGCCGGATATTCCAACGAAATCAAGCATCATGGTCGGACTCGGGGAAACGAAAGAAGAAATTATTGAAGCGATGGATGATTTGCGCGCCAACCATGTCGATATTTTAACGATCGGCCAATATTTACAGCCGACAAAAAAACATTTGAAAGTCGTCAAATATTATCATCCAGATGAATTCAGAGAACTAAGAGAGATCGCTTTAAGCAAAGGCTTCACCCATTGCGAAGCGGGCCCACTTGTTCGGTCTTCATATCATGCCGATGAACAAGTCAATGCGGCTTCGGCAGCAAGGCAAATGAAAGCATAG